In a genomic window of Dermochelys coriacea isolate rDerCor1 chromosome 11, rDerCor1.pri.v4, whole genome shotgun sequence:
- the NEUROD1 gene encoding neurogenic differentiation factor 1 encodes MTKSYSESGLMGEPQPQGPPSWTDECLSSQDEEHEVDKKEEDLEAMQAETEEDSLRNGDEEDEDDDLEEEEEEEEEEDDDQKPKRRGPKKKKMTKARMERFKLRRMKANARERNRMHGLNAALDNLRKVVPCYSKTQKLSKIETLRLAKNYIWALSEILRSGKSPDLVSFVQTLCKGLSQPTTNLVAGCLQLNPRTFLPEQNQDMPPHMQPASASFPVHPYAYQSPGLPSPPYGTMDSSHIFHVKPPHSFGATLEPFFESTLTDCTSPSFDGPLSPPLSINGNFSFKHEPSNEFDKNYAFTMHYPAANLAGASGHGSIFSGSASRCEIPIDNIMPYESHSHHERVMSAQLNAIFHD; translated from the coding sequence ATGACCAAATCGTACAGCGAGAGCGGGCTGATGggggagccccagccccagggtccCCCGAGCTGGACCGATGAATGCCTCAGCTCTCAGGACGAGGAACACGAGGTGGacaagaaggaggaggatctCGAAGCCATGCAAGCCGAGACCGAAGAGGACTCGCTGAGAAATGGCGATGAGGAGGATGAAGACGACGACttagaggaagaggaagaagaggaagaggaagaagacgATGATCAAAAGCCCAAAAGACGGGGTCCCAAGAAGAAGAAGATGACTAAGGCGCGCATGGAGAGGTTCAAGCTGAGGCGCATGAAGGCTAATGCCCGGGAGCGGAACCGCATGCATGGGCTGAACGCGGCTCTGGACAACCTGCGCAAGGTGGTGCCCTGTTACTCCAAGACGCAGAAGCTCTCCAAGATCGAGACCCTGCGCTTGGCCAAGAACTATATCTGGGCGCTCTCCGAGATCCTGCGCTCCGGCAAGAGCCCGGACCTCGTTTCATTTGTACAGACCCTGTGCAAGGGCTTGTCCCAACCCACTACCAACTTAGTAGCCGGCTGCCTCCAGCTCAACCCCAGGACTTTCCTTCCCGAGCAGAACCAAGACATGCCGCCCCACATGCAGCCGGCCAGTGCTTCCTTCCCAGTGCACCCTTACGCCTACCAGTCCCCGGGTCTTCCCAGTCCGCCCTATGGCACCATGGACAGCTCCCATATCTTCCACGTGAAGCCTCCGCACTCGTTTGGGGCTACTCTGGAGCCATTTTTTGAAAGCACCCTCACTGATTGCACCAGCCCTTCCTTTGACGGACCCCTCAGCCCGCCCCTCAGCATCAATGGGAACTTCTCTTTCAAACATGAACCTTCCAACGAGTTCGATAAAAATTATGCCTTTACCATGCACTATCCCGCAGCTAATCTGGCAGGAGCCTCAGGCCACGGATCAATCTTCTCTGGCTCTGCCTCTCGCTGTGAGATCCCTATAGACAACATTATGCCCTATGAGAGCCATTCCCATCACGAACGAGTCATGAGTGCCCAGCTCAATGCCATCTTTCACGATTAA